A genomic region of Actinomycetota bacterium contains the following coding sequences:
- a CDS encoding ABC transporter substrate-binding protein produces the protein MSRRSPRLSFRDKVFFGALAFSLLVNVWAVDSLRTEVAALRQAQRSGSVGQVPIGGDDLQPLESTGADPAAGPTSPGATGVRAADVPAATDRTGVSKGTIKIGAVITQSGLADQTPILRGLSAWIQHVNAAGGVNGRKIELIVEDDGTDTSRGSAALRKLVENDKIFALVSECAPLTDAQNVEYLRKKGVPVIGSCVLGGEQFFKNPYQFPLRLTMGSMGRLVGKYVAQDMAAVKPAVIQLDHELLIEMGDGVVAQWKKMGVKDYTVETAPVVNPNFTPTVIRMRGEGVDNVSLLLDTASTIRFLQAASQQGWNPKLVGVVGYDEEVIRYGGAQVEGMMVPFYSQPVRGSYPIMKQFREDMQRYYPGEQRLELANNGYHPAWVFTDVLAKLGDNVTRRRLIDAMDGLTNYDDHVIPPYTLRPGNHETVRACKWAVIKDARAQVVSTDWYYLER, from the coding sequence ATGAGCAGACGTTCTCCTCGCCTCAGTTTCCGCGACAAGGTTTTCTTCGGGGCTCTTGCCTTTTCTCTCCTCGTCAATGTGTGGGCAGTGGATTCTCTGCGGACCGAGGTCGCGGCTCTGCGACAAGCGCAGCGTTCCGGGTCTGTGGGACAGGTGCCGATCGGCGGCGACGATTTGCAGCCGTTGGAGTCAACAGGCGCCGACCCGGCCGCAGGGCCGACCTCGCCGGGGGCGACGGGGGTTCGAGCTGCCGACGTTCCTGCCGCCACGGATCGGACCGGAGTGTCGAAGGGAACGATCAAGATCGGCGCGGTGATTACTCAGAGCGGGCTCGCCGACCAAACGCCGATTCTGCGCGGCTTGTCCGCGTGGATTCAGCATGTCAACGCGGCCGGAGGCGTCAACGGGCGCAAGATCGAGTTGATCGTTGAGGACGACGGGACCGACACCAGTCGCGGAAGCGCGGCGCTGCGCAAGTTGGTCGAGAATGACAAGATCTTCGCCCTGGTGTCTGAGTGCGCACCGCTGACCGACGCGCAGAACGTCGAGTATCTGCGCAAGAAGGGTGTCCCGGTCATCGGCAGTTGCGTTCTGGGTGGGGAGCAGTTCTTCAAGAACCCGTATCAGTTCCCGCTGCGTCTCACGATGGGATCGATGGGGCGGCTGGTCGGCAAGTACGTCGCGCAGGACATGGCCGCGGTAAAGCCGGCCGTCATTCAACTCGATCACGAGTTGCTGATTGAGATGGGCGACGGGGTCGTGGCGCAATGGAAGAAGATGGGCGTCAAGGACTACACGGTGGAGACTGCGCCGGTCGTCAATCCCAACTTCACGCCGACCGTCATCCGAATGCGCGGCGAAGGTGTCGACAACGTTTCTTTGCTGCTGGACACGGCTTCGACGATCCGTTTCCTCCAGGCTGCCAGCCAGCAGGGGTGGAATCCGAAGCTCGTCGGAGTTGTGGGGTACGACGAGGAGGTTATTCGCTACGGCGGCGCCCAGGTCGAGGGGATGATGGTCCCCTTCTACTCTCAGCCGGTGCGTGGCTCCTACCCGATCATGAAGCAGTTCCGAGAGGATATGCAGCGGTACTACCCGGGCGAGCAGCGTCTAGAGTTGGCGAACAACGGCTACCACCCGGCGTGGGTGTTTACCGATGTCCTTGCGAAACTGGGCGACAACGTGACCCGTCGCAGGCTCATCGACGCGATGGACGGTCTTACCAACTACGACGACCACGTCATCCCGCCCTACACCCTTCGTCCCGGGAACCACGAAACCGTGCGTGCGTGCAAGTGGGCGGTCATCAAGGATGCTCGAGCTCAGGTGGTGAGCACCGATTGGTACTACCTGGAGCGTTAG
- a CDS encoding branched-chain amino acid ABC transporter permease: MRSIGPVLILGLATGSIYALTALGVVIVYKATGVLNFAHGAMGMVAAFLFSSLTRQAIPTLLAAPVALVFSAALGVAVAYGLRPLRRAPRLTRAIFMLGLLALLQNLATAIWGIRPRIVPSLFPSGGVKIIGFVLGYDQVGIIVITLGLVGGLSAFFRYTKLGVGIRAVSSDQDAAALQGINVTRITVVAWVLGSVLAGIAGILISTPAADAFSLTLLVIQAFAAALLGRLVSLPATFVGGIVLGLLTTVPASLEILRPHAQVIPPVVSFLLIVGILMLRSETSLIARGNEA, encoded by the coding sequence ATGAGGTCGATAGGTCCCGTCCTCATCCTCGGTTTGGCGACCGGGAGCATCTATGCGTTGACGGCGCTGGGTGTGGTCATTGTCTACAAGGCAACCGGTGTGCTGAACTTCGCCCACGGAGCGATGGGGATGGTGGCCGCGTTCCTGTTCAGTTCGCTCACGCGCCAAGCGATCCCTACCCTGCTCGCCGCGCCGGTCGCCCTCGTCTTTTCCGCGGCTCTTGGGGTTGCGGTCGCGTACGGTTTGCGTCCGTTGCGTCGCGCGCCGAGACTTACGCGCGCGATCTTCATGCTCGGGCTTCTCGCCTTATTGCAGAATCTTGCCACAGCGATCTGGGGGATTCGGCCGCGCATTGTTCCGAGTCTGTTCCCGTCCGGTGGCGTCAAGATCATCGGGTTCGTGCTCGGGTATGACCAGGTGGGGATCATCGTCATTACCCTGGGCCTCGTGGGTGGACTCTCGGCCTTCTTCCGGTACACGAAGCTCGGTGTCGGAATCCGCGCGGTCAGCTCGGATCAGGACGCCGCGGCTTTGCAGGGGATCAACGTGACGCGAATCACGGTCGTCGCATGGGTGCTGGGCTCGGTGCTTGCCGGCATCGCGGGGATCCTGATCTCCACCCCGGCCGCGGACGCTTTCTCGCTGACGTTGTTGGTCATCCAAGCGTTTGCCGCCGCGCTCTTGGGGCGCCTGGTTTCGCTGCCTGCCACGTTTGTCGGCGGTATCGTGCTCGGCCTTTTGACTACGGTTCCCGCATCCCTGGAGATTCTCCGTCCGCACGCGCAGGTAATCCCACCGGTTGTTTCCTTTCTGCTTATCGTGGGGATCCTGATGTTGCGTAGTGAGACGAGTCTGATAGCGCGAGGAAACGAGGCATGA
- a CDS encoding NapC/NirT family cytochrome c, whose amino-acid sequence MSSDNEDEVRIRDAVRQVRTTLGPSGSRRLLIVVLLTVVLGGAAMLALTGASMWWTSTPSFCARCHPMEPFVNEWAKSSHKSVNCERCHTTPGLFGFLGGKIAGLQVVANYVKGDFRDWSFNAVVSNASCLQCHEEIMEKNIHTEGASAIVVSHKNIIESGGKCNFCHSTVAHGDAVPEGSQTHPTMAACMKCHDDKTAPLKCELCHPGEGREKTVPGVKKKS is encoded by the coding sequence GTGAGTTCCGATAACGAGGACGAAGTACGGATTAGGGATGCGGTTCGACAGGTTCGCACGACCCTTGGTCCGTCGGGATCCCGCCGGTTGCTGATTGTCGTCTTGCTGACGGTCGTTCTTGGGGGAGCGGCAATGCTGGCTCTCACCGGAGCGTCGATGTGGTGGACGTCGACGCCGTCGTTCTGTGCTCGTTGTCATCCGATGGAGCCGTTCGTAAATGAGTGGGCGAAATCGTCGCACAAGAGCGTCAACTGCGAGAGGTGTCACACCACGCCCGGTCTGTTTGGGTTCCTTGGCGGAAAGATTGCGGGACTCCAAGTCGTGGCCAACTACGTCAAGGGCGATTTCCGAGACTGGTCGTTCAACGCAGTCGTGTCGAACGCCTCGTGCCTGCAATGTCACGAGGAGATCATGGAGAAGAACATCCATACCGAGGGTGCATCAGCGATTGTCGTCAGCCACAAGAACATCATCGAGTCGGGGGGGAAGTGCAACTTCTGCCACTCCACCGTTGCGCACGGAGATGCCGTCCCTGAGGGGTCACAGACACATCCGACGATGGCTGCCTGCATGAAGTGCCACGATGACAAGACGGCACCGCTGAAGTGTGAACTGTGCCATCCGGGAGAGGGCAGGGAAAAGACGGTTCCGGGTGTCAAGAAGAAGTCGTGA
- a CDS encoding ABC transporter ATP-binding protein — translation MSILRAVGLEINFRGLRALDAVALEVHEQETVGLIGPNGAGKTTCFNCITGLLTPDAGTVLLGDADVTELPPHERARLGMARTFQTVQLFAGLTVEENVLVGTHARTRHGLVADGLLLPSSRNEERSTRAEVRRILEFLDLWRYRELPAKSLALGEQRTVELARALASQPRLLLLDEPLAGVSRSAKQGVMDLLGQIRREFNVALLVIEHDMKLVMGISDFVYVLNAGKLLAKGSPQEVRNNPEVITAYLGASEEEPVALGS, via the coding sequence ATGTCGATCCTGCGTGCCGTTGGACTGGAGATCAACTTCCGAGGGTTGCGCGCGCTCGATGCGGTTGCATTGGAGGTGCACGAGCAAGAGACCGTCGGCCTGATAGGACCCAACGGCGCCGGAAAGACCACCTGTTTCAACTGCATTACCGGATTGCTGACGCCGGATGCGGGGACCGTGCTGCTCGGCGACGCCGACGTCACGGAACTGCCTCCCCACGAACGGGCCCGGCTCGGCATGGCCCGTACGTTCCAGACAGTGCAGTTGTTCGCGGGGTTGACTGTCGAGGAGAACGTCCTCGTCGGCACTCACGCGCGCACTCGGCATGGACTTGTCGCCGATGGACTGCTGCTGCCGTCGAGTCGGAACGAGGAACGTTCAACGCGCGCGGAAGTTCGCAGGATTCTGGAGTTCCTTGATCTATGGAGGTACCGGGAGTTGCCGGCGAAGTCGCTGGCGTTGGGAGAGCAGCGGACGGTGGAGTTGGCGCGCGCGCTCGCGTCGCAGCCGCGCCTGCTCCTGCTCGATGAACCTCTGGCCGGTGTGTCGCGCTCCGCGAAGCAGGGCGTAATGGATTTGCTCGGTCAGATCCGTCGTGAGTTCAATGTGGCCCTGCTCGTGATCGAGCACGACATGAAACTCGTGATGGGAATCTCGGACTTCGTTTACGTCTTGAACGCTGGGAAACTTCTTGCGAAGGGCAGTCCGCAGGAAGTGCGTAACAACCCCGAGGTCATCACCGCGTATCTCGGCGCGAGCGAGGAGGAGCCGGTTGCTCTCGGTTCGTGA
- a CDS encoding cytochrome c3 family protein: MTRSPAARSLRLATGLVAVIGLSVAAARIVSPSHEPAQPASKSARFRVAEINSFSTCVECHKDLDRSIRAGKAGPLVFEHGKHFAKGEADCVLCHPPETHVRDTTSKPTMYRCFSCHGVSKVARAPGACKTCHPPGYREPPKTHGAASFLAKHGEVRAQAPSVCAGCHTEEQCAACHVVEMPHPEGWKDLAHARSFFDDGAKTCDRCHPRGRSAVSRDFCDTCHHNEGDKAKSWLRAHPDVVSGGLSGTCFACHAQATCSACHSTGKEDFSKDEARIAKT; encoded by the coding sequence GTGACTCGTTCCCCAGCGGCGAGATCGCTTCGCCTCGCGACCGGCCTGGTCGCGGTGATCGGTCTGTCCGTGGCTGCGGCGCGCATCGTCAGCCCTTCGCATGAGCCGGCGCAGCCGGCGTCGAAGAGCGCGCGCTTCCGCGTCGCGGAGATCAACTCTTTCAGTACCTGCGTTGAATGCCACAAGGACCTTGACCGGTCGATTCGGGCGGGGAAGGCGGGTCCGCTGGTTTTCGAGCACGGCAAGCACTTCGCCAAGGGTGAAGCTGACTGCGTGCTTTGTCACCCTCCGGAGACACATGTTCGGGATACCACGAGCAAGCCGACGATGTACCGGTGCTTCTCGTGTCACGGCGTGTCGAAGGTGGCGCGCGCGCCGGGCGCGTGCAAGACCTGCCATCCGCCTGGGTATCGCGAGCCCCCGAAGACGCACGGTGCCGCAAGCTTCTTGGCCAAGCACGGCGAGGTGCGCGCGCAGGCACCGTCTGTGTGTGCGGGGTGCCACACGGAAGAGCAGTGTGCTGCATGCCACGTGGTCGAGATGCCGCATCCCGAAGGATGGAAGGATCTTGCGCATGCGCGAAGCTTCTTTGACGACGGGGCAAAGACTTGCGACCGATGCCATCCGCGCGGCCGGAGTGCCGTCAGCCGAGATTTTTGCGATACGTGTCATCACAACGAGGGCGACAAGGCCAAGTCCTGGCTGCGGGCACATCCCGACGTCGTCAGTGGCGGCCTCAGCGGCACATGCTTCGCATGTCACGCACAGGCTACGTGCTCAGCGTGTCACTCGACGGGTAAAGAAGATTTCTCAAAGGACGAAGCAAGGATCGCAAAGACGTAG
- a CDS encoding TlpA disulfide reductase family protein: MPTDNDESSTTTTSAPDAAEPPISELEVVRKSRAKGILIAGLVSLAVIAIGAISVKAQMANRPLGEEPSGSKPPPFTLRMMHEDRDVSLSDFKGTPVVLNFWASWCGPCADEAPVLAKGWQQWETKGVQFLGVNVRDSLKWGTKFEQEYGIEYPSVLDPSSAVQRKYGVVGLPETFFIGRDGLIKAKYIGPIDPQTLDRLVTSLLNEL, encoded by the coding sequence GTGCCCACAGACAACGACGAATCGTCAACCACAACAACATCCGCACCCGACGCCGCGGAACCGCCGATCTCCGAGTTGGAGGTCGTCCGGAAGTCCCGTGCCAAGGGCATCCTCATCGCAGGACTCGTTTCGCTGGCAGTTATCGCCATCGGCGCGATCTCGGTGAAGGCTCAGATGGCGAACCGGCCTCTCGGCGAGGAACCCTCCGGGTCGAAGCCACCTCCGTTCACGCTACGCATGATGCATGAGGACCGTGACGTGTCCCTGTCGGACTTCAAGGGCACGCCGGTCGTGCTTAACTTCTGGGCGTCGTGGTGTGGACCCTGCGCCGACGAAGCTCCCGTGCTGGCGAAGGGGTGGCAGCAGTGGGAAACCAAGGGCGTGCAGTTCCTCGGCGTGAACGTTCGCGATTCGCTGAAGTGGGGCACGAAGTTTGAGCAGGAATACGGGATTGAATACCCGAGCGTGCTGGACCCCAGCAGCGCCGTACAGCGCAAGTACGGCGTAGTGGGGCTCCCCGAGACCTTCTTCATCGGACGCGACGGCCTCATCAAAGCCAAGTACATCGGACCGATCGACCCGCAAACGCTGGATCGCCTCGTGACGTCCCTACTCAACGAACTGTAG
- a CDS encoding branched-chain amino acid ABC transporter permease has product MSEAELRRRIRLGAWGAAGFLAIVLPFVLPAYWSFVLVSAVTTSIVALSIVVLTGLVGQISLCQATFVGFGAYASARLTGDANVPFLIALPLSGLAAVPIGLLAGVPALRLRGLYLAIATLGFGAAVQATIFGNSTITGGISGVSFERPKMFGLDFAGDRSFYFLALAVLVLLIVFTVNVRRGKTGRAFAAIRDGEVAAAASGVSLARYKMMAFALSAFFAGVGGALFGHATLSVNSSSFDVFQSITFVTITIIAGVGSVAGALLAGMLLNIMPKALSGILPGNILLVILSTLLLVQLAVAPEGIVGQMRQQEDAVVRWILRRRGAPDAPAPVLEGR; this is encoded by the coding sequence ATGAGCGAAGCGGAGTTGCGCCGGCGAATTCGCTTGGGCGCGTGGGGGGCTGCGGGGTTTCTCGCGATCGTGCTGCCTTTTGTTCTCCCGGCGTATTGGTCCTTCGTGCTGGTGTCGGCCGTTACTACATCCATTGTGGCGCTGTCGATCGTGGTTCTTACCGGGCTTGTCGGGCAGATCTCTTTGTGTCAGGCGACGTTTGTTGGATTCGGTGCGTATGCGTCGGCGAGATTGACCGGTGACGCGAACGTGCCGTTCCTCATCGCGCTTCCTTTGTCGGGCCTTGCGGCCGTTCCGATCGGGTTGCTCGCGGGCGTGCCGGCGCTGCGGTTGCGGGGGTTGTACCTAGCGATTGCGACGCTGGGGTTCGGCGCGGCGGTGCAGGCGACGATATTCGGCAACAGCACGATTACCGGAGGTATCTCGGGAGTGTCCTTCGAGCGTCCGAAGATGTTCGGGCTGGACTTTGCCGGTGACCGGAGCTTCTATTTCCTTGCTCTGGCGGTGCTTGTACTCCTGATCGTCTTCACCGTGAACGTGCGCCGGGGCAAGACCGGACGGGCGTTCGCGGCGATTCGCGATGGCGAGGTCGCGGCGGCAGCGAGTGGGGTGTCGCTCGCCCGCTACAAGATGATGGCCTTTGCGCTCAGCGCGTTCTTCGCGGGCGTCGGGGGGGCGTTGTTTGGCCATGCGACGCTGTCTGTCAACAGTTCGTCTTTTGACGTATTCCAGTCGATCACGTTCGTGACCATCACGATTATTGCCGGCGTCGGCTCGGTGGCCGGGGCGCTCCTGGCCGGAATGCTCCTGAACATCATGCCGAAGGCGCTCAGTGGGATCTTGCCGGGCAACATTCTGCTGGTGATTCTGTCGACCCTGTTGCTCGTTCAGCTTGCCGTCGCTCCGGAAGGGATTGTCGGCCAGATGCGACAGCAGGAAGATGCCGTCGTGCGTTGGATCCTGCGGCGCCGCGGAGCGCCGGATGCGCCGGCGCCGGTGCTCGAGGGACGCTGA
- a CDS encoding ATP-binding cassette domain-containing protein translates to MLSVRDLRAGYGAIEVLHGIDLDVAEGEIVAVLGPNGAGKTTTLRAIVGALRPSGGTVVFAGSDVTGRLPDRCARLGMALVPEGRGMFADLTVRENLEMGCWTVEDGSMDRRIDEITEIFPILRERSDQRSGTLSGGEQQQLAIARALVAKPKLLLIDEMSQGLAPIIIQQLFRTLHDVRAMGTTILLVEQQVTEALALSDRAYVLESGEIVASGNSAELLSSSEVIQASYLGGDAEAGDDAAEPAATRVVEQRPATLEKVLVPLTPEEKRRIQAVAEVSGYSVGELLVMAFRDWKRKAPPRRTGDALPPVPALVVQPETGKRALPRKVVAGLTIAALLLSGFAAYGWWTRRGGPAFSKGGQFGVVQDSTVPGNSKGSVAAPSGSPAPGESQAAAPVRSAASGSPAPAVVGGLTIPPQGVWKYAAQGHDKVSFGAFSACEWDINDPVSVVSRRLDSAHPNDMVFDWTFSGSRQERHIYSFRSDGVYLTDSAASVTCMGVRQNSEDTMSPPSLRVKAPLKVGQTWKVVSKASSRTDTLTASVRRKETLSLPAGKFETYVVEYNIKFSGDQTGSVHSTRWIAPSLGTWVKEINHTEAQSSSATYVSDYTLQLTSHP, encoded by the coding sequence TTGCTCTCGGTTCGTGACCTGCGCGCGGGCTACGGCGCGATCGAGGTGCTTCACGGCATCGACTTAGACGTTGCTGAAGGGGAGATCGTCGCGGTTCTCGGGCCCAACGGCGCCGGCAAGACTACGACGTTGCGCGCGATCGTTGGTGCGCTCCGGCCCTCCGGGGGCACGGTCGTGTTCGCCGGCTCGGATGTCACCGGACGCCTGCCGGATCGATGCGCGCGCCTGGGAATGGCGTTGGTTCCTGAAGGCCGGGGAATGTTCGCGGACCTGACTGTTCGCGAGAACCTAGAGATGGGTTGCTGGACGGTCGAAGACGGATCGATGGATCGGCGGATCGATGAGATCACCGAGATCTTCCCCATCCTGAGGGAGCGATCCGATCAGCGGTCGGGGACCCTGTCGGGAGGGGAGCAGCAACAACTTGCCATCGCCAGAGCGTTGGTCGCCAAGCCCAAGCTCTTGCTGATCGACGAGATGTCCCAAGGCTTGGCGCCGATCATCATCCAGCAGTTGTTCCGTACGTTGCACGATGTTCGAGCGATGGGGACGACCATCCTTCTGGTCGAGCAGCAGGTTACGGAAGCGCTCGCGTTGTCGGATCGCGCCTACGTCCTCGAGAGTGGGGAGATCGTTGCGAGTGGGAACTCGGCCGAGCTGCTGTCCAGTTCGGAGGTGATCCAAGCCTCCTACCTTGGAGGGGACGCCGAAGCGGGCGACGACGCCGCGGAGCCGGCGGCGACGCGAGTCGTCGAGCAGCGGCCGGCGACTTTGGAGAAAGTGCTCGTCCCTCTGACGCCCGAAGAGAAGCGCAGGATTCAGGCGGTGGCCGAGGTGAGCGGATACTCGGTCGGCGAGTTGTTGGTGATGGCCTTCCGGGACTGGAAGCGCAAAGCTCCACCGCGACGAACAGGGGACGCGCTGCCGCCGGTTCCGGCGCTGGTCGTTCAGCCGGAAACCGGAAAGCGCGCGCTGCCGCGCAAGGTAGTTGCAGGCCTGACTATCGCGGCGCTGTTGCTGTCGGGGTTCGCGGCTTACGGGTGGTGGACTCGGCGCGGAGGCCCTGCGTTCTCGAAGGGTGGTCAGTTCGGCGTTGTTCAGGACTCGACCGTTCCCGGCAACTCGAAGGGTTCAGTCGCGGCTCCCAGTGGATCTCCAGCCCCGGGGGAATCGCAGGCTGCCGCGCCTGTGAGATCGGCGGCGTCGGGGAGTCCTGCCCCGGCCGTCGTCGGCGGGTTGACCATACCCCCGCAAGGCGTGTGGAAGTACGCTGCACAGGGCCACGACAAGGTGTCGTTCGGTGCGTTTTCGGCGTGCGAATGGGACATCAATGATCCGGTGAGTGTCGTCTCGCGCCGGTTGGATTCTGCCCATCCAAATGACATGGTGTTTGACTGGACGTTCTCCGGTAGTCGCCAGGAGCGCCACATCTACTCATTTCGTTCGGACGGTGTCTACCTGACCGATTCGGCGGCGTCGGTGACGTGCATGGGAGTTCGCCAGAACTCCGAGGATACGATGTCGCCTCCTTCGCTCCGCGTGAAGGCCCCGTTGAAGGTGGGCCAGACGTGGAAGGTTGTTTCCAAAGCGAGCAGTCGAACGGACACACTCACCGCCTCCGTCAGGCGTAAGGAGACGCTCTCATTGCCTGCGGGGAAGTTCGAGACCTACGTTGTCGAGTACAACATCAAGTTCTCGGGGGACCAGACGGGCAGCGTCCATTCGACGCGCTGGATTGCGCCGTCACTTGGAACGTGGGTCAAGGAGATCAATCACACGGAGGCGCAGTCGAGCAGCGCAACATACGTCTCCGACTACACCCTGCAGTTAACCTCGCATCCCTAA
- a CDS encoding cytochrome c-type biogenesis protein CcmH has protein sequence MLGRPQRHRVRASALGRTFALSLAGAAVWLLAGPVSPGLPAPLHGTPMAARGMGGMTHAVLHAPRASLDEITSRLMCTCGCSLTLAACEVSMACSIAPRMKAEAAAMIEDGLSTDEIFDAFVADYGERVRAAPTKSGFNLVAWVFPFLGLAVGVGFVVIALVKWRGREGDSAVADSVSVPVDSKYLAAIEDEVKRGM, from the coding sequence ATGCTCGGGAGACCGCAGCGGCATCGAGTGCGCGCTAGCGCTCTGGGGCGGACCTTCGCGCTCAGCTTGGCCGGCGCCGCAGTGTGGCTGCTTGCCGGCCCGGTGTCGCCGGGGCTTCCCGCGCCTTTGCACGGCACGCCGATGGCTGCGCGCGGCATGGGCGGGATGACGCATGCGGTCTTGCATGCGCCGCGCGCGAGCCTGGACGAGATCACATCTCGCCTGATGTGCACTTGCGGATGCAGCCTCACGCTGGCCGCCTGCGAGGTGTCGATGGCGTGCTCGATCGCTCCGCGGATGAAGGCCGAAGCTGCGGCGATGATTGAGGATGGCTTGAGTACCGACGAGATATTCGATGCCTTTGTCGCCGATTACGGTGAGCGGGTTCGCGCCGCTCCGACGAAGAGTGGATTCAACCTTGTGGCATGGGTGTTCCCGTTCCTCGGGCTCGCAGTGGGCGTGGGATTCGTAGTGATTGCCTTGGTGAAATGGCGGGGTCGCGAGGGGGATTCAGCGGTGGCCGATTCAGTTTCTGTTCCGGTGGATTCGAAGTATCTGGCCGCCATCGAGGATGAAGTTAAGAGGGGGATGTAG
- a CDS encoding zinc ribbon domain-containing protein: MGSFAVVAFVLLLGVAYLVARAYLTPDQTALDEDEIRSPLEVKKEQLLDAIRELDMDYETGKLSEDDYMSLRARFVAETAEVMRSLVEVSIEPAAAITPDPGASSASDSAELPGSVVSVLTRGSLEDPIGEDDLEREIATRKAKLAVPPCPGCGAELSVDDAFCRACGARLAPPGDM; encoded by the coding sequence GTGGGATCCTTCGCTGTTGTCGCGTTCGTACTTCTGCTTGGCGTCGCGTATCTTGTTGCGCGCGCCTACCTCACTCCCGACCAGACGGCGTTGGACGAGGATGAGATTCGGTCGCCCCTTGAGGTGAAGAAGGAGCAACTGCTGGACGCGATTCGTGAGTTGGACATGGATTATGAGACGGGGAAACTCTCCGAGGACGACTACATGAGCCTCCGGGCTCGGTTCGTCGCAGAAACCGCCGAGGTCATGCGGTCCTTGGTCGAGGTGTCTATTGAACCGGCGGCAGCGATCACGCCGGATCCCGGGGCGTCGTCCGCGTCGGACTCGGCCGAACTCCCCGGTTCTGTTGTGTCGGTTCTGACGCGGGGTTCTCTCGAGGATCCGATTGGTGAGGACGACCTCGAGCGAGAGATCGCGACGCGCAAGGCGAAGCTTGCGGTCCCACCGTGCCCTGGGTGCGGCGCTGAACTGTCGGTGGATGACGCGTTCTGCCGGGCTTGTGGGGCGAGGTTGGCGCCGCCGGGGGACATGTGA
- a CDS encoding carboxypeptidase-like regulatory domain-containing protein: MIAGVILLASSFALLGASPSLAADSATIKGRVTNGTTSKAVPNQKVMLQIMRAGSMVSTKSATTDASGGFAFAGLESGSTWSYAVGATYRNADYVFDAAKLKAGETKSVSLLVYDPTDSAAGLKINEWIVWVDRESGVAIQQDVRLSNTGKATYVGKAVIAEGKKGVVQLPLLNGAKNLQYLGRFMQCCTLVRGTTFYHTLPVTPGESQGTMRYNVASVKDMSFPVLLQTKAFSMIVPSDVKVISEQVKPGGQIQDRGITYNVYGAKDLAIGTVLKVSVDGLGRKSIPIAAIVLLVLAALAGGAVAFLKFRPRRRKTPQGAKNQGAKKVLPQKAAPVPERRPATVGIRQSAGRPGDSLPKPSVTSSPAYGETSLGQAELLLEELAVLDLAFERGFVSDAVYQQLRAVRKAELVELRSARPGKAEE, encoded by the coding sequence GTGATTGCGGGCGTGATCCTGCTCGCGTCGTCATTCGCTTTGTTGGGAGCCTCGCCGTCTCTGGCGGCGGATTCCGCCACGATCAAGGGCCGGGTTACGAACGGGACTACTTCCAAAGCCGTCCCGAACCAGAAGGTGATGCTCCAGATCATGCGCGCGGGCTCCATGGTGTCGACCAAGTCCGCGACGACCGATGCCTCCGGCGGCTTTGCCTTCGCCGGACTCGAGAGTGGCTCAACGTGGTCGTACGCAGTGGGGGCAACGTATCGCAACGCGGATTACGTCTTCGACGCGGCCAAACTGAAGGCGGGCGAGACCAAGAGCGTGTCCCTGCTCGTCTACGATCCGACTGATTCGGCCGCGGGCCTGAAGATCAACGAGTGGATCGTATGGGTCGACCGCGAGAGCGGTGTGGCGATTCAGCAGGACGTCCGGCTTTCCAACACCGGCAAGGCTACATATGTCGGCAAGGCTGTGATTGCAGAAGGCAAGAAGGGGGTCGTTCAGCTGCCCCTGCTCAACGGGGCGAAGAACCTCCAGTATCTGGGCCGGTTCATGCAGTGCTGCACGCTCGTGCGCGGGACGACCTTCTACCACACGTTACCGGTGACCCCGGGCGAGTCTCAGGGGACGATGCGTTACAACGTCGCGTCCGTAAAGGACATGTCGTTCCCGGTGCTGCTGCAGACGAAGGCATTCAGCATGATCGTGCCTTCGGACGTCAAGGTTATCTCCGAGCAGGTTAAGCCCGGCGGACAGATTCAAGACCGCGGGATCACGTACAACGTGTACGGCGCGAAGGATCTGGCGATCGGTACCGTTCTCAAGGTTTCTGTGGACGGCCTGGGTCGGAAGTCCATCCCGATTGCGGCGATCGTCCTCTTGGTGCTGGCGGCCCTCGCGGGCGGCGCGGTCGCGTTCTTGAAGTTCCGCCCGCGGCGTCGCAAGACGCCACAGGGTGCGAAGAATCAGGGGGCGAAGAAGGTGCTGCCTCAGAAGGCCGCACCTGTTCCCGAGCGGCGACCGGCGACTGTCGGCATCCGGCAGTCGGCAGGTCGACCGGGAGACTCCCTCCCCAAACCTTCTGTCACCTCGAGTCCCGCGTACGGGGAGACCTCTCTAGGACAAGCGGAGTTGCTTCTCGAGGAGCTTGCGGTGTTGGATCTTGCTTTCGAACGAGGCTTTGTTTCCGATGCGGTGTATCAGCAGTTGCGCGCAGTCCGGAAGGCGGAGCTTGTCGAACTGCGATCGGCCCGCCCGGGAAAGGCCGAAGAGTGA